Below is a genomic region from Halobacterium sp. CBA1132.
TACAAATAATTTAATCGTCATTTGCTCTACCCCATTATGGTCGAGCTCATCTGTTACATATTCAAAAATTCCTTCATTATTCGGTGGTGCTGTATCAGAGAGTTTCATACCAGCATGAGCGGTGAAAACGACTTGACTGTCACCCGGGTTCAGATATGCACTTTGCGTGTTCACCCACGGATTGCCGCTTCCTGTTTGTCTCTCCCTGGCCATAGATTGAATTGTGGTCTCTGGATGGAAGCCTTCAGTATCAGTTGAAGGCTGAATTCGAAGCCTCAAGTTACGTGCCACCCCTTTTCCAGTATTTGAGAGTTCAACTTTGTATTGGCTCCCTTCAGAACTATCTATAGGTTCACCTTTGATTCTGTCAGCACTGATGGATGGCTCATGCTCGATCTCTTGAAGTTCTGTTTGCGTTTTCAGAACTTGGTGCTGCTGAGTATAGAGATACGCGAGGGCAAGAGTTGCTGCGCCACCAATTCCGCTCATTAATGGCCCGAATGCCTGTGAGAACCCGACCAAACCAGATACAGTAGGAGAGAAAACTAACCACCATAGTATGAGAATCACAGCGGCTGAAGCCACATAGAGTGCTCGTTGAGCGGGATTTCCATTAAAGTCCAATCTACTTCTGCTCATATTCCTCCAAGAGAATCCAGAAATATAAGCGCTCAATTAGGATTCCCCGTCAATCGCACCTCTACTTTGTTCTAATCTCTGTTTCAATACTGAAATTGAGTCTAAGCTCGCGTGTACTCAAGACTTCCGCGAGTTCCTCGGTCATATCTGGGTGATTGAGCGCACGCTGTTTCGCTTTCCGGTCGAGGCGGGCGTGCTCGCAGGCGGCGACGACCGCGGCGGTCTTGGTATTCTCGTCGAGGGCGTCCATGGCGGCTTCGATGGCGTCGAGGCGGTGGGCGTAATCGCCGTCGGTTCGGATTCGCATACTCGGTTCGTACACACGACCCGGCTTAACCCATGTATCTCGGCTCACTCAACGGGTGATTTCACCCCGATTTTGCGCGTATCGGGGTGGGCGGCGCGGTCGTGATCGGCTGCGGTGGGCGGTGGGCGGCGAGATATGCACACGAGCTTCGCGGGTTCGTGTGCAGATTCGGGAAAGCGATTCTCTCGACGTGCAACCCCGAGGAGTAAGGTTCTAGCGGACTCTGCGATTTTCACTCTACAAATGACTTAGGTCCAAATGGTCCAAGTCAGACATGTATTCAAGATATCGTAATATGCCGATTCCCATCTGTAGAATATCTACAGCCGTGTTATGGTGAATCTCTTCACCATGGACTGCCTCATTACAGACCTTTCTGACCTTCTGTAGAGCATGCATAATTTTTGAAGATGCTCTACTCGAATTCTCAAGATGTGTTCGAAACTCTTGATGTGGTATCTGTCCAGGGTCAATATCAATTCCAAAAGACTCTAGATATTGCTTCTCCGCAATTTCCAGTCCAGCTCGAAGTTTAGTTAGCCCATATCGAGGGTCATAGTTCAGGTCCTTGTAGAGTTGTTTTTCGAACTTTCTGAGCTGAGGACTGGGTTCTGCGGGGATATTCTCAGCAAATTGAGGGATGGCTTTCACTCTACCGACTGTTTCTGGTGTGTCGGTTGTCGATACACCGTCTTCTATTTCTTCTTCAGTCTCACTCTCTTCTTCGCCCTCTTCTTCGCCCTCCTCTTCGCCCTCCTCTTCACTCTCTTCTTCAGTCTCACTCTCCCCCTCAACTTCGATTGATTGCTTAATGTCCTCAAACAGAGGCCTGACCTCAGCTTCAACAGCATCCACATCGTTTTGCAGGCCGATACCACCCATATTACCCACTTGCACCCATTCTAACTCTGGGATATATGGCAGGAATGCGATAGCTCCAAGCAACGCAACCATTTCCCAGTTGAGGTTAAACATCCCGGGAAAGAATGCATGTCCGAAGACAAGTACTACAGAAAATAATATCGAGAATATCGGAAAAACACGTTGAGCCTTCTCGAAATCATCGGTGGCCTCTGATTCTCTCTCCTCTCCCGGCATTATGTGCTGTTTAAACTACCGACCAGATAATAATTAGGCTCGATAGTATTCACAACGGGCTGTCTTCGAGTAGGATGAATAGTTTCGTATATCGTATGCTGAACTGTACGGTGTGTTTTGGATTGGTGGCCTTAGCCACACCCCTAACGGAGAACCGAACGGGGTCCGTGAGGTTCTCCGCGTGGGTGCGTCGGCGCGACCGCGCCGGCCGCTCGCGTCGAGCGCGCCCATCGCAACTGAGATTTCACTAACGAGCCGTCTCACGGCAAGTAGAATTGCGTAAAATCAGGTGTTGGACGGCGTTGCCACTATCCGCGGGCCGCGCTACCGGAGTATCTTCGTCGCGCGCTCGCTGGTGCGAATGTCGCTGTGAGACGTGTAGCGGACGACGGCAGCGCGGAACCGCTCGGGATCCTGACCTGCCGCCTTCCACTTCTCGTAGCCCGTTTTGATTTGCTGCACGACGTTCGCCGGTAGATTCGTCCTGTACGCCTTCCCGTCGGGTTCCATGCCTGTCAGGTCGATTTCGAGGGCATCCGCGCGGTTGCGGATGTCGACGCCGTGGCGGTTACACCACGCGACCCAATCAGCCATCGCGTCGGACGCCCCGCGCTCGGCGGCTTCGATGGCCTTCGCGGAGGTCTCGACAACCGTGCGCGTCGCCTCACGGGCGTCCTGCACGGCGTCGTGAACCATCTCGGCCACGTAGTCCGAGCGCAGCCCGACCTCGCCGTACTTCCGGGAGACGAGTTCCTCCATCGACCGCAGCGCCCGCCGGACACTCCCAACGTGGCGGCCGTTCACTTCCGCAATATCTTGGGGCGAGACTTCACCGCCGTCGGTGACGAGCGTGCTCAGTGATTCCCACTGGACGGGACTGAGGCCGTCGGTGAGGTGCCGCACGACGATACTCTCTTGCTCTTGGCGAATCCGGGCGAGGTCCAACTGAATCGGGTCCGGGCCGCGTTCGCTCGTCGACGGCGACCAGTAGGCGTCCATCTCGACGTACGGACCCCGGCCCATGTCACCTGGCGCAACGTCGAGGCCGGCGTCGGAGAGCACCGACAGCACCGTCTGGTCTAACTCACGTTCGAGCGCGACGAGATTCTCGTATCGCACCGTCTGCTCGCGCCCGAGCAAGGAGTGCTGAAGACTCGCACCGACCTTCGGGTGCGCCAGCGCTTCCGAGGCGTCCAGCGTGGCCGCCTCGCGGGCGTAGTAGTGCTTGACCTCCTTCGGGTACTGGTGGCCAGGGAACGCCTCACTGAGCCGCTGGGCGTCCAGCGTAGCCGTGTGGTAGTAGCCCTGCACGTTGTTCCCGTGCTCGTCGTTGTCGTTCTGAACGAGCTTCCGGTAGCCCGTCCGGTCGTCCTCCAGTAGATGCGCCATGGAGGCTATCGGCCCATCGCGAGCGTGGACGGGACCACTCGAATCGCGATGGAGGCGAGCGTACTTCTCGGCGTCCATGATGTTGCTCGTGTTCTCGGGATTCTGGAAGTACTGAGCGGAGAAGCCGAGGACGCGCGCGGCGGTCTGGAAGAGGTCCAGATACCGCGTGAATTCGATGTTCGACCCCTGGATGCGGAGGTCTACACCGTCGTTCTGCAGGGTCGGCGGCACCGGAATCTCGACAATCTCGCCGTCGTCTTTCTCGGCGTGGAGACCGCCCCAGCGCGGCGACATATGGGCGGTGAAATCTTGTTTTCCGACGGGGTCCTCGTCGGGGTGGCGCGCAATCTTGAACTGGAATTCGCGAATCGTGTCGTGCTGGACGCTCGTGCCGCCGTCGGTGACACCGCCGGTCGGCGGGAGCAATCCACCCTCGTCGCGATAGGAGAGGCGTGCAGTCCACTGTTCGCCGGCGTGCGTGAACTCGGCGCTCCGACTGCCGTCCGCATCTTTCACAAGAGCGTCCGAACCGAACCATGGGCCGAGGTCGTTCTCCGCGAAGTGAAGGTGCGCGTCGAACTCGTGCGGGGCGAGGTCGAGCGTCCTCACGGCGACCCCTCCACGGTGTCCGGGTCGAACAGGCGGCTCCACGCGAGCTGCCGATACCCCTTCTCGGCGCGGTCGCCATCGACGCTGGTCCAGCCGTCCGGGAGCAGTTCGTCGATGATGCTGGCGGGGACGGCGAGCATCGCGAGTACGCGCTGGTCGCGGGGGTTGTAGACCGCGAACAGGTACGCCGCCGACTCCGCAACGAGCGTTTCGTGCTGGCGCTGGCGGATGTAGAAGCGACCACGCGCGCCGCTGGCGAGCCGCCGCTGGGCGGCCTTAATCTCGACGGGCGTCCCGTCGGCCAGCAGCGGCGTACTGCCGAAGGTCACGCGGTCGCTCGGCTCGAACAGACCGGCAACGCGGGCGTCGTGCCACTCCGCGGTCGTGTCGCTAACGTAGCGCAGCGCGGGCACGAGGTTCAGCACTTCGGCTTCGATGGCCTCGCCGGCGGCCTTCGAGGACGTGCGAGCGCGGCTCACGCGCGACCACCCCACGCGGCCGGCCCGCTGTCGTAGATGAGCACGGCCAGCACGCCGAGCACGGCAGCGACGAGGCCGGTCAGGCCGGGGTTCGGGTAGACGGTCGTCAGGGCGTAGATGGCCGTCCAGAACTGCATCCAGAAGCCGAATCGAAGCCCGCCAGCATCGGCAACCTCGTGGGTCACCGCATGTCACCCCGTTCATGGCGGCAGTCGGGACAGACGTGCTGCGGGTCGTGAGTGCGACCGTCGCAGTACCGGCAGTCTTGAGGTTCAGGTTCCCCGCGTGCGGAGACCTTAGCCGGGTCGTTCCCGAGGCTCACAGCGACCGACCTCCGAACAGCGGCGCGTCGTGGTCGTCGTCGATGACGCCCAGCGGACTCAGGCCCGCGTCCTCGGGATCGTGGTCGGCGAGGTGGTCGGGGCGGGACTCGTCACGGGTGAACTCGTATCCGCATAGCGGGCAGTGCGTGAGCGTGACGAACCGGCGGCTCCGCGAGTAGGTCCGCGCGCGAAGACTCACGCCGACCACCCCCGTTTATCCCCGGTTTCCCAAACAGAACCGCAGGACTGCGTAGGCGCGGAACTGGTCGGCGGTTGGACTCTCCTCCCTCCGAAGGTTCGTTCCGTGTTCGCAGAACCGGAAGTTAGCGAATGGCGGTCGCTACGTAGTGAAGAACAGCAACCGACTACGCCGAAGAAACTGGGATGGACTCGTCGGGATTTGAACCCGAGGCCTTCCCCGTGCCAGGGGGATGATCTACCACTGATCTACGAGCCCTCGAACGCATTCCAACGTTTCCCGTGGTCGTTGATAAACCCCGCGAATTCATTTGGCGGCGCCACGGGGAGATGGAAACCCTTTACGTGCCCGAGGGCGTTCTCGCCTGTAGGGAACCACACGGCCGTAGATCCGACGGCGCCGCGCGGGTTCGGACGCAAATTGCGTCCGCTGGCGCGGCTTGGGACTGCGGTAGTGTTCCGGCACCAGTCGGTGCCGCCAGCGTTTCGTGTAGTTCCAATCCGAACAATGGCACGAATGCACACGCGCCGCCGCGGGTCGTCCGGCTCGGACCGCCCGGCGGCAGACGAACCACCGGAGTGGAGCGACGTAGACGAAGACGCAATCGAGGACCGCGTGGTGGAGCTCGCCGAGCAGGGGCACGACCCCTCGCAGATCGGCATGAAGCTCCGCGACGAGGGCGTGCAGGGCACGCCGATTCCGGACGTCAAGCTGGCGACCGGGAAGAAGGTCACCGAGATTCTCGAAGAGAACGACGCCAAGTCCGACCTGCCCGAGGACTTCCGTAACCTCCTCGAGCAGGCGATTCGGCTGCGCGAGCACGTTCAGGAGAACGGACAGGACCACCAGAACAAGCGCGCGCTCCAGAACACGGAGTCCAAAATCCGTCGGCTCGCCAACTACTACCGCGGCGACGAGCTCGACGAGGACTTCAAGTACTCCTACGAGAACGCGGTCGAACTGCTCGAATAGATGGCGACGACGGGACGCACCACAGCTGCGACCGAGCCCGACGCCGAGTCGGTGCTGGCCGACGCGGAGTTCGTCCGCGTGACGGCGGCGCCGACCGGCGGGAGCATCGCGGCCGCCGCGATGCTCGCCGGGGCGTGCGACGAGCACGACGTACCGTATCAGGTGCGCGTGACTCGCGGCGCGCCGTCGGTGCCGGACGCGGCGGAGACGTCCCTCGTGGCCGTCGGCGTCGAGTCGCCGGCTGCCGACGCGTCGTTCGTTGAGGACGCGCCGAACGCGGCCTTCGACGCGGCGCGGGAAGCCGGCGCGGACCCCGACCCAGTGGTGGCGTTCGCGGGCGCACTCGCTGACGGCGTCGAGCCGGCAAGTGACGTCCGGGAGGCCGCCGGACTGACGCGGCGCCCGGGCGTCGGGATTCCGACCGCGGACCTCGCGGCGGGACTGGCGCACTCGACGCGCGTCCACGCGTCGTTCTCGGGGGACGAGCAGGCGGCGGGCGCGACGCTCGCTGAGCTCGGCCTCCCGCCGGAACTCGACGAAGCGGCACAGCGCCGCCTCGCGTCGGTGGTCGCACTCGACGCGACCGGCACGACTGCGCGCGCCGCGGACCGCGTCGCGGACGTCCTCCGCCCGCACGAGACGCCCGCCGGCCCCTTCGAGACTGTCGAGGGGTTCGCGGACGTACTCGACGCGCTAGCGTGGACGGCGCCCGGACTGGGCGTCGCGCTGGCACAGGGTGCGGTCGACGCGCCGACGGCGCTGGACGCGTGGCGCGACCACGCGACCGACGCGCACGCGGCGGTCCGACGCGCGGACCCGTCGCGGTACAGCGCCCTCGAGGTCGTCGAGGCCGACGCCGCCCAGTCGACCGTCGCGCGACTCGTCCGGGACTACCGCGCTCGCGAGTCCGCGGTGCTCGTCGTCGACGACGACACAGCCGCGCTCGCGACGACCGACGTGGACGCCCGTGACGTCCTCCCGAACAGCGTGGGGACGTCGACGCTGGCGGTCGCAGCCGCCGAACCGAATCTCGTAGAAACCGTGCGGGGTGAACTATGACGCGGCACGCGACGATGACGACCGCGGTACCGGACCCGGAACTGGTCGCGGCCGCCGTCCGCCCCGACAACACCGCCGAGATGGACACGCGAGTCACGGAGGGCGCCGTCGTCACGCGCATCGAGCGCGACGACACGGGCGGCCTCCAGTCGACCGTCGACGACTACGTCGTGAACGTCACGGTGGCGACCGAGATTGTACAGCACGCAAACCGACACACGACACACGAATCATGAGCGAACGTTCCGTATCCAAGCAGAACCAAGAGAAACGGTGGTACACCGTGCTCGCGCCGGAGGAGTTCGACCGGCAGGAGCTCGGCGAGACGCCCGCCGAAGAGCCAGAACAGGTCTACGAACGAACCATCCAGACGACGCTCGACGAACTCGTCGACGGTGGCGAGAACAACGTCAAGCTCACCTTCCAGGTGACCGACGTCGGTAGCGACACCGCGTCCACGGAGTTCGTGAAGCACGAACTCACGCGGGACTACAAGCGCAGTCTCGTGCGCCGCGGGTCGTCGAAGATTGGCGTGACCATCACGGTCCTCACGACGGACGACTACCGCGTGAAGATTCAGCCGGTCGCGTACACCACGAAGCAGGCCGACCAGAGCCAGCAGAAGGCCATCCGCCGCACGATGATCGACCTCGTGGAGGAGGCCGGCGAGGAGCGCACGTTCGAGGCGCTCATCGACTCCATCACTGAGGGTCGGCTCTCCTCGGCCATCTACGACGAAGCGAACACCATCTACCCGCTTCGCCGCGTGGAAGTCCAGAAGGCGACGCTCGAAGCGCCGCCCGAGGAAGTCCACGAGGAAGAGGAGACGTCCGTCGGCGTCGACGAAGACGAAGCCTAAGCTTCCGACCGCCGGAAGTTCACACTTTTCGCGCGCTACGTGGACAGCGACAGCGCCGGTCGCGTCACTCGGTGACGACGACTTTCCCGAGCATCCCCGCGCCCTCGTGCGGGATACAGAAGTAGTAGTAGTCGCCGGGCACCTCGAAGGTGTGCTCGTAGGTCTCGCTCGGTTGGACGATGCCGCCGCCGTTGATGCTGTTCGCCCACGCTTCTCGGGCGGCGTTCTCGTCTTCGAATCCGCCGGACGCCCAGTAGTCGGCGCCCTCGGGGACGCCGTCGTCGTAGGCGGTGACGGTGTGGTTCCGCGAGCCGGTGTTCGCCCACACGACGGTGTCGCCGGCGGCGGCTTCGAACGTCGGCACGTCGTTCCCGCCGACGGCTGGCTCCGGGACGAACGCGTTCGACTGCATGCCGATGTCGTACTCGGAGCTAGACAGCGACGGCCCGATACACCCGGCCAGCGTCGCTGCGACGCCAGCCCCTGCGGCGGCGAGGAACGCCCGGCGTTGCATACTCGACAGTCGGACCGTCGGGCATTTATACGACGCGGTCCCGCCGACGCGAGCGCCGAAGCGGAGACGACGCGGGGCCGACGGGAGCACGGATGTAAACACGTAAGGACGCCTGCCGAGATGCGTGGAACATGCAACCCCGCTTCGTCGGCCGGTTGGGCGTCGCGGACGCCGTGACGGCGGCGAACGCGGCACTCGGGTTCGTGGCGGTGGTGGCGGCCACCGTCGACGTCGCGCTCGCCGCGCGACTGGTGTTGCTCGCCGCCATCGCCGACGGCCTCGACGGCGTGCTCGCACGCAAGTACGGCGGGACGCCGGCCGGCGAACACCTCGACTCGCTGGCGGACGTGGCGTCGTTCTCCGTCGCGCCGGCGTTCCTCGTCGCTATTGTCGCCCGTAACGCGTGGGGCTTCGAGAGCAGGTGGGGCGCCGTCGCGCTCGCCGCGTGCGCGCTGTTCGTCGCCGCGGGCGTCGTCCGCCTCGGCCTCTACACGGCCTACGACACGGGCAACGACCACACCGAGGGCGTGCCGACGACGCTCGCCGCGACGCTGCTGGCGGCGGGCGTGCTCGCCGGCGTCGGCGGCCCGAAAATCGCTGTCGTCGCCGTCGTCGCGCTCACCGCGCTGATGGTCTCCTCGATTACGTACCCCGACCTCTACTCGCGGGACGCGCTCGCGATGGGCGCCGTGCAGGCCGCTGCCGTACTCGCGCCGACGCTCGGCCCGCGGCTGTTCCCGCGGGCCCTGCTGGCG
It encodes:
- a CDS encoding MarR family transcriptional regulator — its product is MRTLDLAPHEFDAHLHFAENDLGPWFGSDALVKDADGSRSAEFTHAGEQWTARLSYRDEGGLLPPTGGVTDGGTSVQHDTIREFQFKIARHPDEDPVGKQDFTAHMSPRWGGLHAEKDDGEIVEIPVPPTLQNDGVDLRIQGSNIEFTRYLDLFQTAARVLGFSAQYFQNPENTSNIMDAEKYARLHRDSSGPVHARDGPIASMAHLLEDDRTGYRKLVQNDNDEHGNNVQGYYHTATLDAQRLSEAFPGHQYPKEVKHYYAREAATLDASEALAHPKVGASLQHSLLGREQTVRYENLVALERELDQTVLSVLSDAGLDVAPGDMGRGPYVEMDAYWSPSTSERGPDPIQLDLARIRQEQESIVVRHLTDGLSPVQWESLSTLVTDGGEVSPQDIAEVNGRHVGSVRRALRSMEELVSRKYGEVGLRSDYVAEMVHDAVQDAREATRTVVETSAKAIEAAERGASDAMADWVAWCNRHGVDIRNRADALEIDLTGMEPDGKAYRTNLPANVVQQIKTGYEKWKAAGQDPERFRAAVVRYTSHSDIRTSERATKILR
- a CDS encoding 30S ribosomal protein S15 → MARMHTRRRGSSGSDRPAADEPPEWSDVDEDAIEDRVVELAEQGHDPSQIGMKLRDEGVQGTPIPDVKLATGKKVTEILEENDAKSDLPEDFRNLLEQAIRLREHVQENGQDHQNKRALQNTESKIRRLANYYRGDELDEDFKYSYENAVELLE
- a CDS encoding KEOPS complex subunit Pcc1; amino-acid sequence: MTRHATMTTAVPDPELVAAAVRPDNTAEMDTRVTEGAVVTRIERDDTGGLQSTVDDYVVNVTVATEIVQHANRHTTHES
- a CDS encoding 30S ribosomal protein S3ae; its protein translation is MSERSVSKQNQEKRWYTVLAPEEFDRQELGETPAEEPEQVYERTIQTTLDELVDGGENNVKLTFQVTDVGSDTASTEFVKHELTRDYKRSLVRRGSSKIGVTITVLTTDDYRVKIQPVAYTTKQADQSQQKAIRRTMIDLVEEAGEERTFEALIDSITEGRLSSAIYDEANTIYPLRRVEVQKATLEAPPEEVHEEEETSVGVDEDEA
- a CDS encoding plastocyanin/azurin family copper-binding protein — protein: MQRRAFLAAAGAGVAATLAGCIGPSLSSSEYDIGMQSNAFVPEPAVGGNDVPTFEAAAGDTVVWANTGSRNHTVTAYDDGVPEGADYWASGGFEDENAAREAWANSINGGGIVQPSETYEHTFEVPGDYYYFCIPHEGAGMLGKVVVTE
- a CDS encoding protein sorting system archaetidylserine synthase (This PssA-like phosphatidyltransferase, along with a PssD-like decarboxylase, is required in Haloarchaea for the archaeosortase ArtA to replace the PGF-CTERM sorting signal with a C-terminal lipid anchor.), with protein sequence MQPRFVGRLGVADAVTAANAALGFVAVVAATVDVALAARLVLLAAIADGLDGVLARKYGGTPAGEHLDSLADVASFSVAPAFLVAIVARNAWGFESRWGAVALAACALFVAAGVVRLGLYTAYDTGNDHTEGVPTTLAATLLAAGVLAGVGGPKIAVVAVVALTALMVSSITYPDLYSRDALAMGAVQAAAVLAPTLGPRLFPRALLAWACAYLVLAPRFYWRGEGKRS